Within Phocoena phocoena chromosome 9, mPhoPho1.1, whole genome shotgun sequence, the genomic segment CCCACTTTTCCCTTTCATAAGACATGTTTCAACTGAAGACATATTTCCATCTCTCTATTTGAACCAGGCTAGAGAACCTAGGTGTAATCTAATATTTTCAATCCTAATTTTTGTAACAGACTCTTCAAAAATGGAATGATTAATATCTCTCTcaatttagagaaaaggaaaataccaaATCAATCCTCCAAATCTAAAATCTGGAACCTGAAGCTTaacgttaaaaaaagaaaaatcattgagaaatattaaaaatatcctGCCATTACCTCTGCCAGTCAAggtaaaacaaagcaaagcatcATCAACACATCCCCCCACCAAAATTTTTTGCTTGATCCAAGCAGTCATTATCACTGACAGTATGTCTGCTGAAGATCAAAGTAGAAAATAAGtacatgtatttttcaaaacGGTAATGCAGATATAATATGCTTTCAAATGAAAGCAAGGATTTGGATCCAGTAGACAATCTTAATTTGGCTCTCTGGGAGAAAATAAGTCACCACCTGAACTGTGAATCTTATAAAATACCCTAATAATTCCTGGCCAAGCCCATGTTTCAAAAGCTGCTTAAAGGTGTCCAGGTATACCTCTTTCAAAATTCTCTACTAAACCTAATACAAAAAGAGCTTATTGTGGAAGCAACTGAGGCACATTAATGTGGCTGCAAAATGTAGTACTCTTTCGAAgagataaaacaatttaaaagtgaaatgagTTAAACACGCTCCTAGGATAAGTGATCTCAATCTTCAACATACTGGTTCTATTAACCAGCTTATGAAAATGTCACCCTCTATATTAAGACATCATGAGTTAGGAAAACACTATAAAACAAAGCTGTGTATTAGTTGTACAAGTATTTAACATATGTTTTTTGGAATGGGAAATCTTTTTATGAACCTAAGACAATAATAATAAGATTCACGTATTGTGTCTGAAGGCATGATACATGTGAGTTTTTTTAAATACCACGTATGGTGCTCTTTCCTGTGAGCTTGCTTTTCTCCACAGCTTGGCAATCTGCTTCACTCTAGTAGTCCAGTCTGCAACAAAAGAACACAGTAGACACATTCACAGAACCACGGTAATGATGCATCTTAATCAAAAGGTTGATAGACTGCTGACAGTTGAACTTGTTCTGCCCATATTTTCATAAATGATAGTCCTGTATTTAGTTCTTTGTATAGTAtaaagttcctggcacacagcagaccaAACCTATTTCTGAATGGAGTGCTGCCTCATTAACAATCTCACCTGTGGAGttgggaagtttttaaatcaaagttCTAAGCAGCCAAGATAAAGTTAAGCCAAACATAATAAATTCCCTCAACCATGTAAGATGCTACCAGGACCAAAAAGCTAAAAGTTTTGGAAAACATCTGTACTCAAGAGAATGCTATCAAGTTGACCAAAAGGAAGTAATCATTATTAAAACTAAGCATCTCATCAGCACTTGTGCACAACGAAGATAGGGAAAAGCAATGATTTCAAGCCACTTCTATGACACTCAGAGTCAGGACAGCACACAAAATGAAACGTGGGTGAGATCAACAGTTAGCAGTAAATGTAGAAATGCTTTTGTCCATATTTATAAACAGAAAGCTTCGAAACAGCCACTGAAAATGGAAATCAGCTGCAGACCAACAGCCTTAACATGGTATTTCATGAGGTTCTAGAATCACACAGTACATCTATTAAAGAAAAttactttaaagaaaaggaaacctaCAGCTCCAATCTAAGGACAATTTTTACACTGACACTAAGTGACTTAATAGAACCAGATATACTCATCTCTAAGCAGCAAATAAAAGTgcagttaaaacaaacaaacaaacaaacaaaaacccctgaAGAATGTGTATACTGCTTTAACAGACAGCCCTGCATTAAACCACTGACTTTTCTTGTTAGATAAGGTAGCATTTATTtctatgaataataaataaagtacCACAAGGTGGCCAAACCAAAAAGGCCAAACCTAAAAAGACAGGGGTCATCCATAAAAAATCCACCTTTAAGTACTCCTCTAGTAATTTAAAAGAGCTATATGACAGCTGGGAAACTATTGCAAGACAAAGCTTAAGTGACCTTTTCAAATCCTAGTTTGTCTTGCAACATGAACTCAAGATACTAAATGAGCATTTGCTTACAAATATTCTGTAAGTGACATTAATCCAAATGTTTCATCCTCTTGCTaatgagaattttcaaaaatggTACCACTGTACCATCTGCTTTTTTCAAATGGGCTAGACAGTTGGGAAGAAGGGGAAATAATTCTGAGTTAGTTTCAATGTGAACAATACTTAGAATGGAGTCTGATTTAGCCTAACTTAATACTTCTGATTAAATGATAAGCTTTTTATTCTAGGAATTTTCTTGTACAATTACACATATAACACAACACTGACTTCCATGTATTTAAAAAGACTGCTAGGAGCTGCAATCACTTCATTAATTGAAATTAACTTCTGGGAAATATGCAAACCGGTACAGGGCTTAGGACTAAGAAAATGCAAGATGTTTCTAGATATCTAGGGAATCTTCACATTGTGCAGAGTCACACTAGATAAAAATTAATGGTGATACACAGGCTCTCTGTTATAGTGagacaagaacaaaaaaagcctGTGACGTGTGGGAAAGCTGGTCACATGTAAAGCAGTGATATATCCGTGACTTACCTGGGAATTCTTCCTTTAGGTTGGGGAAATTAATATTTGTGTAGAGAACTGGTGCTACCGTTGCCATTTCACCCAGGGCCTCCTCCTTCTCCCACTTGAGTGTACTTCTCTGGGCATTTGACATTGTATCATTTTCTCCTTCCACAGTGGGAGCTGATGATGTCCAAGAGCCGTTAGGGTCACTTGCCATTGGATTAAATGCTGGATTTTTATCCctggcaaaaaataaacaactttacttcataaacataaaataacttTCTAAGTACTATGGTCAAGTACAATTTCATTAAGCCTATTATTACAAAATAGCTAAAATGTTTGATGATTTTTCACAAAGATCACAATGAGTGCAACACACTGACACTGTACACAATCACTCAGACCAATAACCATTCCCATCACAAAAAAGATTTACGCTTCCGTAGAAAGTGGAGGCTTTCAAATACCTGGCATCAGGGTAGGGGGGCTGTGCTACAGCAGGGAAGGTTCCCAGTCCACTTCCAGGAGGCAAAGAATTATGTGCGAGATGAGGACTGGGTCCGATAAGGCCATTCACGAGTGGCATCCGTGAAAAAACATCTTAAAAGAAGAGAGCAGCAATTTTTGCATATtattaaaaactaattaaaaagcggcggaaatagttttaaataaaaattcgtAACACTACTTAAAAGTAGGATTTCCCCCCCAATATTATACTGTAAAATATCGCTTAAAGAGTGACTAggttataaaattttgaaatatggaCTCTATAATTCTGTTTACTTCATTATGGTATAATGGAAGTAACATGTGTTTTGGAGTCTGACAGCCCTGAGCTTGAATCTTAATTGTGCTACTTGTTATAAGCAGAATCAATCACTGtttctataaaatgaaggtaTTCTACAATGTAACTGGCATACTGTATGTGCAGTtttcagcacagtgcctgctaTGCAGTAAGTATGCAGTACATATGAGCtctaaaaaaagaatcagggcttctctggtggcacagtggttgggagtccgcctgccgacgcaggggacatgggttcgtgccccgatccgggaagatcccacatgccgcggagcggctgggcccataagccatggtcgctgagcctgcgtgtccggagcctgtgctccgcaacgggagaggccacagcagtgagaggcccgcgtaccgcaaaaaaaaaaaaataagtaaataaataaaaaaagaatgaatctcAACAAATGCTAGTGAGTTGTATCAAACATTCTTCTTCactcaaaatttacaaacagatgTCCCTAATATGAAAAAAACACCTATTACTCTCAAATTGACACTTTCTCTAAAGTAGTTTGGAACAACAAGCAATATTTCATCTACCATTATAAACTGGATGACTactgtaaaaataatttgtttttgacCTAATTTTCATTACTTGCAGTTTCAGCCCccaaatgtattttaattctcattCCAGTACCTTCACATCTTCTTTCTAATTAGACATTAGGCAAACCATAATAAGACCACCTTGTGTTTCTCCAAACTCTCCACAAGCATATAACTCCAACCCCTATTGCGATCATCTATTTTCCTAAACTATTTGGAAATAAGCCAACTGTCCTTAACCAAGCAGTTTtccagcaaaaaaacaaacaaacaaaaaacccaccttTTTTTGGTGTACGTTCAAAAACCCCTTCCATAAACTTacagtggtaatcatttcacgacatatgtcaaatcactatgctgtacaccctAAACTAttcagtgctgtatgtcaactatatctcagtaaaactggaaggtGGGGAGAAAACCCTTCCAATTTAAAGACATAATAAATACACGGCCTCTACTTACGTCGTAACACTCAGAACAACACTAGGAGATCCACATCCACATCACCAGttaattatacaaatgaaaatgttACAAAGTTGGTTAATACTGGGCACACCTGGTATAGTGACACAGAACTCCTAACCCGATCACTTGCCAAGCTATTAGAAAAAATAACGAAGAGAAGTGTCCTGCCCATGTAACGTTCTACACTACATAATGTCCTTTCAGCCAAACCAGACCCTCCGTTACGACCCTCAAGCTCGTCTGAGGACACTGGGGCTGACTGCCTGCAGCTTTTCAGGCTTTGTCTCAAGGACGGTGGTCCTGGAACCATCTGACTTCCAGGTTAGGGCTTCTCCTGCAGAACGGCAGAGCTGGGCCCACTGGATCTGGACTCCACAACAAGTGTCTCAGGACACTTAAGTTCACTCCAAGGATCGGATTAAGAAGCAAGATTTCTGCACTTATTCCAAGTAGAATGCTacttctattttttaactttagagAAAAGTAGGTTCCACTAAGGAATatgatattttattgaaaaatattaaataccttTCATGTAGTTAGGATAAAGAAAAGCTCCCTTCCTGGCAGCgagaatgtgatctatcctgcagcTATCAGCACTGACTACTGTACCTGGAATACGACTATAATGAAACCTTACATAATAACAATAGCTATTACTCATTAGCAATTTAGTATATGCCTGGCACTGTTCCAAAATCTTTACATGTGTTAATTAACTCTTTGGTCCTCACAACCAGGCCATGAAATAGGTTATTACGTGTAGCTCCATTTATGCAAAAAGACCCAGAGAAATTGAATAACTTAAGTACACATAAATAGATGCAAAGCATTTTccctttgttattattttaactaGAAGGTGGTCTTTTTCCCATTCTCTCAAGTCTACCATACCTGGTCACACTAGTATCTTTTTCAAGGCATAAACCATGGTAAGAATTGCAAAGCCACTTCATGGAACTTTCACCTAAAGTGATTTCAAGTTACTGTCTCAATCTTCTTGAAATTTCCCTTCTCCGCTTTCTGACCTTCTGTAAAAGTGTCAACACATCACACTCTGCCCTCCTCATCGCTCCTACTAAGTTGTTCCACTGAAGATCACAGCAACCTCACCATCCAGAGAAACAATGCCTTTCACCCCAGCGGACCCTACAGCCTAATGACCGCCACTGCGAAGATCCTATACCTCTCACTCAGTGTCTCCATCTCTCAGCTTTTTTCACTTCCACCTAATGcttcaaaaggggaaaggagTGTATAATTGCATACCTAATATAAATCAGTTGACTTAAGCATGTAActcattatttaattaaaaagagtTCTTCCAGATTCTGTACTCTACTGGCAGTATATTCTTAAGAAACCTCACCCTTCCAACCACTAAACAGACAATTCCTAACTTTTCATCTATAGCCTTGAACAACTGCAACTGCCTGTAAGTCAGAACAATGTGTATGTCCCATTTCTAACTAAAATTGGCCTAAAATTAAATCCATTACATCTCCACTACCCTCCCCCtacaacacagacacacacacacacacacacacacacgcgcgcacgcacTTTGTtcccccacaacacacacacacacacgcgcgcgcacttCTTTGTtcccccacaacacacacacacacgcgtgcgcttCTTTGTTCCCCctacaacatacacacacacgtgtgcttCTTTGTTCccctacaacacacacacatgcacacacgcgtGCATGCATGCTTCTTTGTTCCATGTTTCCAGTTTCCAGCATGACTGGTTATCCTCTAGGCAAGCCTGGCTTATATATAGTCTAGttcaatttatttccttttttctcacatCTTACATCCACTTGGTAGCACTATCCTACTTACTCTAACATCACTGTCTCTCAAATCCATTGCCTCCTTTCAATTAGCGCTGCAGATATATTTAAATGGAGCCCAAATTCTAACTCAGTCCCAACTGCAATAAACTCATTAGTACAACCCTTCTTGCGTCAAATCCATTTCCAATACTGACACCAGAGCTACTCTGCCAAAATGTGTAACTCATCAGGTCATTCACTGGTGTGAGGTCTCCAGTGCCTCTCAGAAACCTGGAGGAAAAAAGGCCAACTGCCAATGCCTAGCTGTGTAGACACAGTTCAGTCCCATGCGTACTTTTTGTTCTGCCTTCTTAAACACTGACCACTTACCTCTCTTCCTTTGCCCTGGAAAATGTTAGAGCTGCCATTCTTGAATATCTGTGTGGTCTCCCTGCGTGTGACCTGATCATGCTTTATCcttaaattattattctttcaaaCATGGATGCTGAAATCTTAGCGACtcctatgcaaaaaaaaagatcaaccCCACCTTTCCGATGGTGATGACCTCCCCACGAGAACATGCCTCTCGCAAAGGATCTCCTTCATCCCTCtccagaagagaagaggaaacacaagAAGAAGAGCCTGGTGCAGAGCCCCAATTCCTATTTCATGGATGTGAAATGCCCAGGATGCTATAAAATCACCACCATCTTTAGCCATGCACAGACAGTAGTTTTGTGTGTTGGCTGCTCTACTGCCCTCTGCCAGCCGACAGGAGGAAAAGCAAGGCTTACAGAAGGACGCTCCTCCAGACGGAAGCAGCGCTAAAAGCTGCCGGAATCAAGATGAATGGGAAACCATCCCAACAAACACATTttgggtaaaaaaaaataaatcaactgcCCCCAACCTTCAAAACCTTATTAAAAATGAGACTGCACAGTGAAATGATTTAAACAACGATCATAAAACCTTTTATAAAGGAATACATCTTTAAATGATTTGATTTCTGAAATACATACTTTTAGTTTCAGAAAACATGGAGATAGTTTTTTTTATATGTTGAGAAGAGAAATATTGAAGAGTTCTTAATCATTAAGACAGCATATGGGAACAATTAAGGCAAGAAGCACTTATGATGTCTGTTTTATCCAAATATAAATCACATGTTTAGTCTAGCAAAAATCAAGGTAAATTTATGTTTAGAGGCTAAACTGGTAGAaactaaaatatttcaattatgtGCACTACAGAATTTTTCATGTATACACAAAATTGGTAGTAAAGATAACATTAAATTAGTTGTACATTTCAGCACTTACACAAAAACAGTGTATGAGCTTATAAAAGTATCATTACAAATTATTCAATTCAGTATATAATCATGAAGCAGTGACAACAGGATATAGAGAAATGACCCATTATTCAAATCATCAAGAATACACACCACCATCTCCCTTCTATAGGAGATTCCCAGACCGGCAGCACTACCACCTTACCTACCTACTCCCACAAATTTTAATTCTAGCCTATCAGATTTTAGctgtccaggcagagggagaaaggaaagcctTAAACTTGTTCTGCAAGTAGTTACAAATAGGCAGAAGAAAGTGGATTAAACGAAATAGGCAAATTTCCACAGAATTAGGAATTTCATAGTCGACAGTGGTAGAAAGGCCACTGATGTACTCTGAAAGTATGTACTAAGGACATACTCTGTGGCAAGGTATACAGTGGTGAAGACAGATGTGACCCaagccttcaaggagctcacaatctAAAGGGAAAACCATAATTACCCAAATAGTCATTTATATCTGCACCACATGCTACCAAGCATGGGGGAGGTGTGGAGGTGGGGATTTGCTAACCACTGAGGAAATGACAGTGAAACTGAGACCAGATAGATGAGTCTAAGGCAGCCAGGTGAGGGGGGAGCAGTTCTCCAAACATCTTTGCAGGAAGGACTGAGTAAAAGTGAGCTGGGACTAGGACTGGGGGACGGGAAGAAAGCAGGCACTGTTAATAGTTGCACTGCAGATCAAGTGAGCAGAAGAATTCTGGCCATGAAGAGAATCGCCGATTTCCAGAGGATGTCAGGGAGGCAGGTGTGTAACTGAGGGAAACTCAGAGATTGGTACTCTTCCATCGGCACAAAAGAGGGCTTTCTGCCATCAGTCTGTGTGCGTGGTTCCTGAGGGGCACACACCGCAGAGCCATACTTACAACACTTTTCGAGAGGCGACATACCCTGAGCGTGCGCGGGCAGCAGCGGAGCTGCCGGAGGCTGTGGTACGGAAGCTGGCTGCGTGGCTGCAGGACTGAGCACGGCGGTAAACAAGTCCTCCACATCCTTTCCTCCAAGCTCTAGGAGACACAGTTCCAATGACAGTACGATTAAAGGGCTACAGAGCCAAAGCACAGGGAATTCCATTCttataaactaaaaatcaaaacacaaatacCTGGTATTTTATATAACTTCCCAAGAATTGCTCCTAGGATAAAATAAAGAGGTGGAAATATTAACAACCATCATTTCAATATACTGATACAAAACAGCATTTGACATAAAATTATCAGAAGAGAAGTTAAATTGTAAATAAGCATGCAGAAATCTTTGAAAATCATATTTACTCATGTCTTTTAGAAAGCCTAGATGTAGGGCAAATATTTTACCATCTGTGACCATTTTGTCTAGTTCAGGGCTGAGGATGCCATCGAGCTGCTCTTCACTTAACGGTCGTGAACTCTGATTGACACTTGGCTGAGGCAAAGAGGAAGGATCATCAACACCGGCACCAAGGTCTATTCCAGCTGAGGAGCAAGGTATGCGTATTAAAAAGTGAACTCTGAACACTCACACAGAACGCACTACACTATTTCCCTGCATTAAAACACAACCATATGAGTAACACAGAGCGATGAGAAGCCCGTAATTCTGAATTAATCTGGATTCCTAAATCAATCTGGAGAGTCAATCAGGAAAAACTAGGCACAATGTATCTATAAACTTGGGTGCTGCTTAAAGTTATGGTTTAATCAATGCAAACACATTCCCTGAGAAACCAAAGAACACATCTGGTTCTAAAGTGCTAATTTCCACAAAAACGTAAGCAGCATATTATTAAGACAGGACTCTCTAAGAAGAATCGATATACAATGTTTAATGTACAATTAACTGCTTAAACTCAGAAGATAGTG encodes:
- the LOC136128506 gene encoding small ribosomal subunit protein eS27-like, translating into MPLAKDLLHPSPEEKRKHKKKSLVQSPNSYFMDVKCPGCYKITTIFSHAQTVVLCVGCSTALCQPTGGKARLTEGRSSRRKQR